TCCAGATCCAGGATGGCTCTGCACCCGGCGCAGACCAGGTGATGGTGCTCTTCCGGGTTTGATTCCAACAGAAGCGCCCCGTGATGCAGGGTCACCTCCTGGAGCAGTCCTGCCGCGAGAAACGTATGGATGTTCTTGTACACCGTGGCCAGCGAAATCGCCGGGATCTGCCGCTTCACCCGCTCGTAGATCTGCTCGGGCGAAGGGTGCCCCTGCGACTCCACAACGGCGCGGAAGATGGTCTCGCGCTGGGGAGTCAGAGCCAGTCCGGCGGCGCGGCACCGCTGCCGGAACTCCCTGATCCTCTCCGCCACGCTGGCACGCATCCGGATAATCATTATCGCACAAGAATTATTTTCCGGGCTCTCGCCCTGCGCTGCCGGGCGCACTGTTCCTCTGATGCGGGCTCCCGCGCCGCGGTTGCCGCCGCCCGGCTATGGCAGCAAGAGGCAGGGCCTAT
This DNA window, taken from Bryobacteraceae bacterium, encodes the following:
- the furR1 gene encoding transcriptional repressor translates to MIIRMRASVAERIREFRQRCRAAGLALTPQRETIFRAVVESQGHPSPEQIYERVKRQIPAISLATVYKNIHTFLAAGLLQEVTLHHGALLLESNPEEHHHLVCAGCRAILDLEQDAIDPVRFRRKPPAGYRILRQRVEILALCPDCARKQTQNSFHA